The Ignatzschineria rhizosphaerae genome contains a region encoding:
- the lipA gene encoding lipoyl synthase: MTARVEQGEKLRGAAKTARIPIKVVAVPKEERIPKPDWIRAKIPTGKRFNEITTILRENKLHSVCEEAACPNIGECFNQGTATFMIMGDICTRRCPFCDVAHGRPNELDSEEPKRLAETVKLLGLDYVVITSVDRDDLRDGGAQHFADCITEIRKVSPHTKIEILVPDFRGRMDIAVDILTQTPPDVLNHNMETVPRLYKQVRPGADYHHSLMLLKNFKAKNPDVPTKSGLMVGIGESDDEMMEVMKIMRDHDIEMITIGQYLQPSGGHLAVDRYVTPQTFKDYEKEAYRLGFKLAHIGPMVRSSYHAGDNTLA, from the coding sequence ATGACAGCAAGAGTAGAACAAGGTGAAAAGCTTCGTGGTGCGGCTAAAACTGCGCGCATTCCCATTAAAGTTGTCGCGGTTCCCAAGGAAGAGCGAATCCCAAAACCGGATTGGATTCGCGCAAAAATCCCTACAGGAAAACGCTTCAATGAGATTACAACGATCTTAAGAGAGAACAAACTGCACTCTGTTTGTGAGGAAGCGGCGTGCCCCAATATTGGTGAATGTTTTAACCAAGGCACGGCAACATTTATGATTATGGGAGACATCTGTACCCGCCGTTGCCCATTTTGTGATGTTGCCCACGGTCGCCCAAATGAGCTTGATAGCGAAGAACCTAAACGCTTAGCAGAAACAGTAAAACTTCTTGGCCTTGATTATGTTGTGATTACATCTGTGGATCGTGATGATCTTCGTGATGGTGGAGCGCAGCATTTTGCTGACTGTATTACGGAAATCCGTAAAGTCTCTCCACATACTAAAATTGAGATTCTCGTGCCTGATTTTAGAGGTCGAATGGATATTGCCGTAGATATCCTCACACAAACACCGCCTGATGTCCTAAATCATAATATGGAAACCGTACCAAGACTCTATAAGCAAGTCCGCCCTGGCGCTGATTACCATCACTCTTTAATGTTATTGAAAAACTTTAAAGCTAAAAATCCAGATGTCCCAACAAAATCAGGATTAATGGTAGGTATTGGTGAATCTGATGATGAGATGATGGAAGTGATGAAAATTATGCGTGATCATGACATTGAAATGATTACAATTGGTCAATACTTACAACCTTCAGGCGGGCACTTAGCTGTTGACCGTTATGTAACGCCACAAACCTTTAAAGATTATGAAAAAGAAGCTTATCGTTTAGGTTTTAAACTCGCGCATATCGGCCCTATGGTTCGTTCAAGCTACCATGCAGGGGATAATACCTTAGCGTAA
- a CDS encoding glycerophosphodiester phosphodiesterase family protein, translating to MSSFLKGKWNYPKLIAHRGAGKDAPENTLAAFQLGADSGCNMFECDVKLSKDQELFLLHDATLDRTTNLQGLAKVYDWHELIMADAGAWHSKQYKGEKLLKFTDLVDFIIKNHFRLDVEVKPNEGQAYETGAAVARFLQQRMRQKIDQYVEYFFTHEPVNFFTKLHDALLDQLEPYCLQNQFLISSFEPEALRGAKDTVSKIPRALLIDDFSKGEDLIWQQLELLECQGIIINYQILTPEFLKCCHEAERFVMVYTVNDLDKINQLLNLGVDSVITDNMRALNVLGYC from the coding sequence ATGTCATCATTTTTAAAGGGTAAATGGAATTACCCAAAACTTATTGCGCATCGTGGTGCTGGGAAAGATGCGCCAGAAAATACTTTAGCTGCTTTTCAGTTAGGTGCTGATAGTGGTTGTAACATGTTTGAATGTGATGTGAAGTTATCAAAAGATCAGGAATTATTTCTCTTACATGATGCTACATTAGATAGAACGACCAATCTTCAAGGATTAGCAAAAGTATATGATTGGCACGAATTAATAATGGCGGATGCTGGCGCGTGGCATTCAAAGCAATATAAGGGAGAAAAGCTCTTAAAATTTACAGATTTAGTAGATTTTATAATTAAAAATCATTTTCGCTTAGATGTTGAAGTTAAGCCAAATGAAGGGCAAGCTTATGAAACGGGCGCTGCGGTAGCACGATTTTTACAGCAGCGTATGAGACAAAAAATTGATCAATATGTCGAATACTTTTTTACTCATGAACCGGTCAATTTTTTTACAAAGTTACATGATGCACTTTTAGATCAGCTAGAACCCTATTGTTTGCAGAATCAGTTTTTAATCTCTTCCTTTGAACCAGAAGCATTAAGAGGGGCGAAGGACACTGTTTCAAAGATTCCAAGAGCGCTACTGATAGATGATTTCTCGAAAGGAGAGGATCTGATTTGGCAGCAGCTAGAGCTTTTAGAATGCCAAGGGATTATTATCAATTATCAGATTTTAACGCCGGAATTTTTAAAATGCTGCCATGAAGCAGAGCGATTTGTAATGGTCTATACCGTTAATGATTTAGATAAGATTAATCAATTATTAAATCTAGGTGTTGATAGCGTGATTACAGATAATATGCGAGCATTAAACGTATTAGGTTATTGTTGA
- a CDS encoding alkaline phosphatase family protein has protein sequence MMKVILIILDGLNYQVAEKTMGYLLAQCKAQKGHLRAIESVPPALSRPLYETILTGKTAKESGIISNETTQRSKEQSIFHYTKSLGKIGAAAASHWFSELYNHTPFEPIDWRFVANPNLTIPYGIFYFDWHYPDSHTFSDAEYLRVNYNPDFLLIHPMGIDYSGNLYGGNSIEYHNSTRLIDEVFAHYLPIWLEEEYQIFITSDHGINNKNQRYSHTKEIEIQTKIPLFIFGSTHKQLQPKMIEQTDLCSTICQLLENNYDCNL, from the coding sequence ATGATGAAAGTAATTTTAATAATTTTAGATGGATTAAATTATCAAGTTGCAGAGAAAACGATGGGATATCTTTTAGCACAATGTAAAGCACAAAAAGGTCATCTTAGAGCTATCGAATCTGTTCCTCCTGCCCTTTCTAGACCGCTGTATGAAACAATCCTCACCGGAAAAACCGCAAAAGAGAGTGGGATTATCAGTAATGAAACCACTCAACGATCTAAAGAACAGAGTATCTTCCACTACACAAAATCTCTTGGAAAAATAGGCGCAGCGGCAGCATCCCATTGGTTTTCAGAACTCTATAATCACACACCTTTTGAACCTATTGATTGGAGATTTGTTGCTAACCCAAATCTCACAATTCCCTATGGAATCTTCTATTTTGATTGGCACTATCCCGATTCTCATACCTTTTCTGATGCCGAGTATTTAAGAGTTAATTACAATCCTGATTTTCTGCTGATCCACCCTATGGGAATAGATTATTCTGGGAATCTTTATGGGGGGAATTCCATTGAATATCACAATAGCACTCGCTTAATTGACGAAGTCTTTGCCCACTATCTCCCTATTTGGCTTGAGGAAGAGTACCAAATTTTTATTACCTCAGATCACGGAATAAACAACAAAAACCAGCGATATTCACATACTAAAGAGATTGAGATCCAAACAAAGATCCCTCTTTTTATCTTTGGTTCTACTCACAAACAATTACAACCTAAAATGATAGAACAGACTGATCTTTGTTCTACCATTTGCCAATTATTGGAGAATAACTATGATTGCAATCTTTGA
- a CDS encoding HAD family hydrolase codes for MIAIFDLDETLIHGDCTALWGQWLCEQGYVTDIPTFIHQSNALTKAYEAQILDQQACIDLMFSPIKHLQADEIALLTKQFVSEKIMPIVYREGLKKIEHYKQKGIETIIISASPNLLVKPIAELCFNVSAAFGIEVEIINGFYTGKILGTIPYQAGKITVYEQYITQKLQKMGAESHRAAIDAILATTYFYSDSINDLPLLSKVRYPNTVNPDHSLYHIATTKEWPIYRFAKVA; via the coding sequence ATGATTGCAATCTTTGATCTAGATGAAACCCTTATCCATGGAGATTGTACTGCTCTTTGGGGGCAATGGCTCTGTGAACAAGGATATGTCACGGATATCCCTACTTTTATTCATCAAAGCAACGCCTTAACAAAAGCCTATGAAGCGCAGATTCTAGATCAACAAGCTTGTATAGATCTGATGTTTTCCCCAATTAAGCACCTTCAAGCAGATGAAATTGCACTTTTAACAAAACAGTTCGTCAGCGAAAAGATCATGCCCATTGTCTACCGTGAAGGTTTAAAAAAGATCGAACATTACAAACAAAAAGGGATCGAAACCATCATCATCTCTGCCTCACCAAATCTACTGGTCAAACCCATTGCCGAGCTCTGCTTTAATGTATCTGCAGCTTTTGGGATTGAAGTGGAGATAATCAATGGTTTTTATACCGGTAAAATCCTCGGAACCATTCCCTATCAAGCAGGAAAAATCACGGTTTATGAGCAATATATCACACAAAAACTGCAAAAAATGGGCGCTGAAAGCCACCGCGCGGCCATTGATGCGATTCTTGCTACTACCTATTTTTATAGTGATTCTATCAATGATCTGCCGCTGCTCTCAAAAGTGCGCTATCCCAATACCGTCAATCCCGATCATTCGCTATATCACATAGCTACAACTAAAGAGTGGCCTATTTACCGCTTTGCCAAAGTCGCTTAA
- a CDS encoding YkvI family membrane protein, with the protein MEHQSPAIFRVLAYAGVYVGAVIGAGYASGQEILQFFAGYGFIGIAGAIITTILLAWYGAVFMELGYRLKTNSHKVVCRYLCGNLLGGLADYVLLFFMFGMITIMISGGGAAMEQYYGWNPMIGKLIIAFVTFITVFLGFSSAIRTLGFVTPVMVIGVLIISMITIGQNYGRLTNLDEALAIVQPATASKFWWFAAIIYVSYNVVPGVSTFASLGNAEKNVKVARTAGIVGGLTLGICILFITVAIFSNLEAIASYQIPFLEVAKQINYTSGLLFSILLLAAVYTTAVSNLYGMGIRFFNAGSTKFRLMIFIVIIAAIFASMFPFSQLVGTVYPALGILGLVVMVCALYKTLTGEVFSDKVEKKRLASLANKP; encoded by the coding sequence ATGGAACATCAATCACCTGCAATATTTAGAGTTTTAGCTTATGCCGGCGTTTATGTCGGCGCTGTTATTGGCGCAGGATATGCAAGCGGCCAAGAGATCTTACAATTTTTTGCCGGTTATGGATTTATCGGTATTGCAGGCGCTATTATCACCACTATTTTACTAGCTTGGTATGGCGCTGTATTTATGGAGTTAGGCTATCGCTTAAAAACCAATAGCCATAAAGTGGTCTGCCGTTATCTCTGTGGCAATCTACTAGGCGGCCTTGCTGATTATGTCTTACTATTTTTTATGTTTGGCATGATCACCATTATGATCTCAGGGGGCGGCGCGGCGATGGAGCAATATTATGGCTGGAATCCGATGATCGGAAAACTCATTATTGCCTTTGTCACTTTTATCACCGTCTTTTTAGGTTTTTCCTCTGCCATTAGAACGCTTGGGTTTGTCACACCTGTCATGGTGATTGGCGTGCTGATTATCTCGATGATCACCATTGGTCAAAATTATGGAAGACTCACAAATCTTGATGAAGCTCTAGCCATTGTTCAACCGGCAACGGCTTCTAAATTCTGGTGGTTTGCAGCCATTATTTATGTCTCTTATAATGTGGTTCCTGGCGTCTCTACATTTGCATCATTAGGCAATGCGGAAAAAAATGTAAAAGTTGCAAGAACAGCGGGGATTGTCGGTGGACTGACTTTAGGAATCTGTATCCTCTTTATTACTGTCGCAATTTTCTCAAACCTTGAAGCCATTGCCAGTTATCAAATTCCCTTCTTAGAAGTCGCAAAACAGATTAACTATACCTCAGGGCTACTCTTTAGCATTTTACTACTAGCTGCTGTTTATACCACGGCTGTTTCTAATCTCTATGGTATGGGAATTCGCTTTTTTAATGCTGGAAGCACGAAATTTCGTTTAATGATTTTCATTGTCATTATTGCAGCAATATTTGCTTCTATGTTTCCTTTCAGTCAGTTAGTTGGAACGGTCTATCCCGCATTAGGAATTTTAGGGTTAGTGGTGATGGTATGCGCACTTTACAAAACACTTACAGGGGAAGTTTTTAGTGATAAAGTGGAAAAGAAACGCTTAGCATCTCTCGCTAACAAACCATAA
- a CDS encoding NAD(P)/FAD-dependent oxidoreductase, with protein sequence MKQEAIVIGAGMVGISIAWHLQQKNFQVTVLDRKAPGEETSYGNAGLIQREAIYPHPFPREIKEMLRVLPNTSLDIRFRPKALMHYAKPLWQYFQFSAKQPYDKIVEEWATLIEHATKEHEVMFTASDAEYLVRQKGWLQLHRDQKSLDAIIAKSTKLTAHGVEFKILTPKEIALLEPDLDVSHFVGGIHWLNAWQVTSPGDLTKAYAENFKKLGGIIKETTVTNLHELSDGSWDITTTKEQLKTQNLIIATGPWSHEILKLLGYNFPLFPMRGYHTHYQAAEGKMLNHSIVDEDNGYVLSPQKLGIRLTTGAEFTFIDAPIKDEQLQADIKVARELFPLESPVEKTPWFGHRPCLPDMKPIIDKAPKHQNLWLAFGHAHQGFTLGPATGRLMSEMISGETPYIDPAPFKATRF encoded by the coding sequence ATGAAACAAGAAGCTATCGTCATTGGTGCCGGCATGGTTGGAATCTCCATCGCTTGGCATCTACAACAAAAAAACTTTCAAGTCACCGTATTAGACCGTAAAGCGCCTGGAGAAGAGACATCTTATGGTAATGCCGGTCTTATCCAACGTGAAGCTATTTACCCACATCCCTTTCCAAGAGAGATAAAAGAAATGCTTCGGGTTTTGCCGAATACTAGCCTTGATATCCGTTTTCGCCCAAAAGCCTTAATGCATTATGCAAAACCACTGTGGCAATACTTTCAATTTTCTGCCAAACAACCTTATGATAAAATTGTCGAAGAGTGGGCAACCTTAATTGAGCATGCGACAAAAGAGCATGAGGTGATGTTTACCGCAAGTGATGCTGAATACTTAGTGCGTCAAAAAGGTTGGTTACAACTTCACCGTGATCAAAAAAGCCTAGATGCCATTATTGCTAAATCTACAAAACTCACCGCTCACGGTGTTGAGTTTAAAATATTAACGCCTAAAGAGATCGCTCTACTTGAGCCTGATCTTGATGTTAGCCACTTTGTCGGCGGTATTCATTGGTTAAATGCTTGGCAAGTAACAAGCCCAGGTGATCTGACGAAAGCCTATGCAGAAAACTTTAAAAAATTAGGCGGTATTATTAAAGAAACTACAGTCACCAATCTTCATGAGCTATCAGATGGTTCATGGGATATCACAACAACAAAAGAACAACTAAAAACACAAAATCTCATTATCGCAACAGGCCCTTGGTCTCATGAAATCTTAAAACTCCTTGGCTATAACTTCCCTCTTTTCCCGATGCGCGGCTATCATACTCATTATCAAGCTGCCGAAGGCAAGATGCTTAATCACAGCATTGTTGATGAAGATAATGGTTATGTTCTAAGCCCACAAAAACTGGGAATTCGACTAACAACTGGCGCTGAATTTACCTTTATCGATGCACCCATTAAAGATGAGCAGCTGCAAGCTGATATTAAAGTGGCTCGCGAGCTATTTCCGCTTGAATCCCCCGTAGAAAAAACACCATGGTTTGGTCATCGCCCTTGTCTTCCGGATATGAAACCCATTATTGATAAAGCCCCTAAACATCAAAACCTCTGGCTTGCATTTGGGCATGCGCATCAAGGCTTTACACTTGGGCCTGCAACGGGAAGATTAATGAGCGAAATGATCAGTGGTGAAACCCCTTACATTGATCCTGCGCCCTTTAAGGCAACCCGATTTTAA
- a CDS encoding RidA family protein, giving the protein MSIIKKQTGPRMSQIVIHGDTVYLSGQVGDVNTDITTQTKTVLTKIENLLQEAGSSKEHLLSATIWLKDMNDFAAMNSVWDDWVKDIIPPARACGESKLAHESLLVEITITAAIA; this is encoded by the coding sequence ATGAGCATTATCAAAAAACAAACAGGTCCAAGAATGAGCCAAATCGTGATTCATGGAGATACGGTTTATCTCTCAGGTCAAGTCGGTGATGTTAATACAGATATCACAACACAGACAAAAACGGTTCTTACTAAAATTGAGAACTTACTACAAGAAGCAGGGAGTAGCAAAGAACATCTCTTATCTGCAACCATTTGGCTTAAAGATATGAATGATTTTGCTGCGATGAATAGCGTTTGGGATGATTGGGTGAAAGATATTATCCCGCCGGCTCGCGCTTGTGGTGAATCAAAACTCGCTCACGAATCACTCTTAGTTGAGATCACAATTACTGCGGCGATTGCTTAA
- the creC gene encoding two-component system sensor histidine kinase CreC: MALSKRIFIFYFFFVALCGYFMVHLFSEQVYPSVRQTTEETLVDTANFLAEVVSFDLQDDKITPEYLQKRMESYQARDPRANIWGIEKNDVSLHIYITDSEGIVVFDSRNQAVGKDYSKWRDVYLTLRGQYGARSTTEALSSDPTVMSSTMYVGAPIYQNGEIIGVLTVSKPSHTTDAYIASAKAELTFFAIILLGTSLLLGAILSWWLGVSYRKLIDYASKLGKGEREVPPKFYGKDLNVLTSTLSNLRAELDGKEYIENYINTLTHELKSPLAAIRGASELLQNDLDPKTAQRFLHNIDREGARLQNLIDRVLHLSMVEKKQTLEVREPLHLSKLIDEVLSSYSVIITQKSLQVEIDIAPDLRFLGDHFLMTQALSNVIHNAVDFMPANGLLSITAEVIDNAIILQINNEGPQIPDYALSRLYERFYSLPRPDSGEKSTGLGLNFVKEVIALHHGKMRIENRMKGVNVTIEIPLGDSSIKPH, translated from the coding sequence ATGGCGCTCTCAAAACGAATCTTTATTTTCTATTTTTTCTTTGTCGCACTTTGTGGCTATTTTATGGTGCATCTCTTTTCAGAACAGGTGTATCCAAGTGTTCGGCAAACAACCGAAGAGACTTTGGTAGATACTGCAAACTTCTTGGCGGAAGTTGTGTCGTTTGATCTTCAAGATGACAAAATAACGCCTGAATATCTACAAAAACGTATGGAATCTTATCAGGCGCGGGATCCTCGGGCGAATATCTGGGGGATTGAGAAAAATGATGTGAGCCTTCATATCTATATTACAGATAGCGAGGGGATTGTTGTCTTTGATTCTCGTAACCAAGCGGTTGGTAAAGATTATTCTAAATGGCGCGATGTTTATCTCACATTAAGAGGGCAATATGGGGCAAGAAGTACCACAGAAGCGTTAAGTAGTGATCCTACTGTTATGTCATCGACGATGTATGTGGGCGCACCGATTTATCAAAATGGGGAAATTATCGGCGTTTTAACGGTTTCAAAGCCTAGTCATACGACAGATGCTTATATCGCAAGTGCAAAAGCAGAATTAACCTTTTTTGCCATTATATTATTGGGCACAAGCTTATTATTAGGGGCGATTTTATCTTGGTGGCTTGGCGTTTCTTATCGAAAACTCATTGATTACGCGAGTAAATTAGGGAAAGGGGAGCGAGAAGTGCCGCCGAAGTTTTATGGGAAAGATCTCAATGTTCTCACCTCTACGCTCTCTAATTTAAGGGCAGAGTTAGATGGTAAGGAATATATCGAAAATTATATTAATACCTTAACCCATGAGCTAAAAAGCCCGCTTGCGGCAATTCGTGGCGCTAGTGAATTATTACAAAATGATCTCGATCCAAAGACAGCGCAGCGATTTTTACACAATATTGATCGCGAAGGCGCAAGATTACAAAATCTGATTGATCGAGTCTTACACTTAAGTATGGTGGAAAAGAAACAGACGTTAGAAGTTAGGGAACCCTTGCATCTCAGTAAGCTTATTGATGAAGTGTTAAGTAGTTACTCTGTAATTATTACGCAGAAATCGCTGCAAGTAGAGATCGATATTGCGCCTGATTTGCGCTTTTTAGGAGATCATTTTTTAATGACGCAAGCGCTCTCTAATGTGATTCATAATGCTGTTGATTTTATGCCGGCAAATGGCTTACTCTCTATTACTGCTGAAGTGATTGATAATGCGATTATTTTACAGATTAATAATGAAGGACCTCAAATTCCAGATTATGCGTTATCTCGTCTTTATGAGCGGTTTTATTCATTACCAAGGCCTGACTCTGGGGAAAAAAGCACCGGATTAGGGCTAAATTTTGTCAAAGAGGTTATTGCCCTTCATCATGGAAAAATGCGAATTGAAAATAGAATGAAAGGCGTAAATGTCACTATTGAGATTCCTTTAGGGGATTCTTCTATAAAGCCTCATTAA